TGCGCCGCAGCGCCCGAGGTCGGCGACGTTGCGTGTCACGACGGTCATCCCACCCACGATGGCGGTGGCGGCGATCTGGGCGTCTGCCAAGGGCAGCAGGCCGCCACGGGCGGGGGATTCCCCTCGCTTGATGCCCCACGTCAGGGCAACCTCCGTATCCACCGCCAGAATTCGACCGGAAAAGCGCTTCAGGAGGTCGTTGGTGACCCAACTGGTCAGCATCGCCTTGCGCGATGAGTCTGGGAGCTTGCTGATGCCGCCCTGGATCTCCCCGAGTGTGACCACGCTGAGGAACAGGTGCTCCTCCG
The sequence above is a segment of the Candidatus Sericytochromatia bacterium genome. Coding sequences within it:
- a CDS encoding type II toxin-antitoxin system VapC family toxin, which encodes MKYLLDTCVVSELVKPQPNAGLLAWLARQPEEHLFLSVVTLGEIQGGISKLPDSSRKAMLTSWVTNDLLKRFSGRILAVDTEVALTWGIKRGESPARGGLLPLADAQIAATAIVGGMTVVTRNVADLGRCGAMTLNPWS